GAATAGATGAGCCCCGTCACCAGCAGGAAAAACGACGTCGGCGACAGAAGCGGAAACGTGATTTTCCAAAACCGCTGCCAGCCGTTCGCGCCGTCGATCTCGGCCGCCTCGAGCAACTCTTTCGGAATCGCCTGAAGCCCCGCGATATAGACGATCATGTTGTAGCCGATCGAGATCCAGACCGCCACCATCATGACCGACACGAGCGCGAACTTCGGATCGGCGATCCAGGCCGGCGGGTGCTCGACGCCGATCGCCATGAGCAGTCGATTGACCGGGCCGAGCGTCGGATGGAACAGCACCTGCCAAACGATAGCGACCGCCACCACGCTGGAAATATACGGCATGAAATAGATGACCTTAAATGCGTCTTTCCAGTAAACGTGACGATTGATGACGACCGCGAGCGCCAGCGAAATCGCCATATACACCGGCACCGTCAGCAAAAAGACGAAATTGTTGCCCAGCGATTTGCGGAACGCGGCGTCTTCCGCCAGGCGCGCAAAATTGTCCAGCCCCGTCCACTTGATCTCGCGAAACCCGGCGATGAACACCCAGTCCGTCAGACTGAG
The sequence above is drawn from the Candidatus Reconcilbacillus cellulovorans genome and encodes:
- a CDS encoding sugar ABC transporter permease, with translation MSLRRRESIAGWLFVSPMLLGVTVLTLLPILATFALSLTDWVFIAGFREIKWTGLDNFARLAEDAAFRKSLGNNFVFLLTVPVYMAISLALAVVINRHVYWKDAFKVIYFMPYISSVVAVAIVWQVLFHPTLGPVNRLLMAIGVEHPPAWIADPKFALVSVMMVAVWISIGYNMIVYIAGLQAIPKELLEAAEIDGANGWQRFWKITFPLLSPTSFFLLVTGLIYSFKVFDLIAVLTKGGPVRSTSVLVWYLYEVAFENLKVGYASAVALVLFVCVFLITIVQWIGQRKWVNY